The Mercenaria mercenaria strain notata chromosome 8, MADL_Memer_1, whole genome shotgun sequence genome has a segment encoding these proteins:
- the LOC123566083 gene encoding protein phosphatase 1 regulatory subunit 12A-like isoform X2 — translation MQSGERGRKLVDALLCGRDEEAIKLLEGRVDFTVENRGDNAIHLAARRGKLKIIKQMKKLGANLEQKNLHGNVPMHYAAKGGFLDLVKYLKDNGADLNITNNDGESPLHEAVKTQTMDIIENLVDLGMSPSVKNEQDGDTPLHTAMRYGAVEAMEGLLIKRAKAGQRNKEGKKPEDVAKNVTIKESLRMYATMLIAMSSGYIQAKGMKITRHNVSQGLLVDRVGVIIHNIDIPKEFPTGFYCRREKAENATVTLKKYDEESVFSDVYHIRIFEVNRDCKTKMYLPVFKAPSEKEQMVIHFINTAEQDKVVENAIVQNKISYCELETVLIPETTVVCVVHVRPRREENKVNKEGAVITSEMEKDFSLEVPQDSFEGETVLSLTVFETNTDDYAEPEEEKSISNDNTTSGMSKDKPNTRKLGRKASVSSKAPDEETEKKQEIVRNPPKPQNPNLLTDVYQINVEGQQPKKGVKVKIPLCKGMETEDEVAIVAADETKLQEADSLEVLQTKPQIVGCNLIFEVSHFSIYVATWKKKAIEKEERLELQRQISNARDKRKPAALFAVVKHLEGLKHVLVVSCVVANKSVDCRRKWKYSEGYEEQNPPEAGPIPMTPGDTYCIDIDGNASLEDKDDATERKIQFSQCRSSWQPYHLFLHENIYDPEKAFAHVIVSKKTDTGLEETTRLRIKLTAPPKPPTPPPTEGDKLLQKATKLGKMASRQSLTDKPFPKETKATKKKLKNDIQDIGLAWPKELLEARTALLPVMTMEKNNGKDVCLIGNKLYVNGKLFRSFINGKVCKPRS, via the exons ATGCAGTCAGGG GAGCGTGGGCGGAAGCTCGTGGATGCTCTGTTGTGCGGAAGAGATGAGGAGGCGATCAAATTGCTAGAAGGGAGAGTAGACTTTACAGttgaaaat AGAGGTGACAACGCCATTCATTTGGCGGCAAGAAGAGggaaactgaaaataataaagCAAATGAAGAAACTTGGAGCAAACCTCGAACAGAAAAATCTT CACGGAAACGTACCAATGCACTATGCTGCTAAGGGAGGCTTCTTGGACCTTGTTAAGTATCTGAAAGACAACGGCGCGGACCTGAACATTACAAACAAT GATGGGGAGTCACCATTGCACGAGGCTGTTAAGACACAGACCATGGATATTATTGAGAACTTGGTAGATCTAGGAATGTCACCCAGTGTCAAAAATGAACAG GATGGAGATACGCCACTGCACACTGCAATGAGATATGGAGCTGTGGAGGCAATGGAAGGGTTACTGATCAAACGCGCCAAAGCCGGCCAAAGAAACAAA GAAGGGAAGAAACCAGAGGATGTGGCCAAGAATGTAACGATAAAAGAAAGCCTCAGAATGTATGCTACAATGTTGATAGCGATGAGCTCTGG atacatacaagcGAAAGGAATGAAGATTACGCGCCACAATGTATCACAAGGCCTGCTCGTCGACCGTGTTGGCGTCATTATACATAATATTGACATTCCTAAAGAATTCCCGACGGGGTTTTACTGCCGGAGAGAAAAGGCAGAAAATGCAACTGTGACATTAAAGAAGTACGATGAGGAGTCAGTTTTCAGTGACGTTTACCATATAAGGATCTTCGAAGTGAACAGAGACTGCAAAACGAAGATGTATCTCCCCGTATTCAAAGCGCCATCTGAGAAAGAACAAATGGtgattcattttataaatacagcgGAACAGGACAAAGTTGTTGAAAACGCCATAGTACAAAACAAG ATTAGTTACTGTGAGTTAGAGACAGTTTTGATTCCCGAGACCACGGTTGTATGTGTAGTACACGTTAGACCAAGGAGAGAAGAGAACAAGGTTAATAAAGAGGGGGCAGTAATTACGTCTGAAATGGAGAAGGACTTCTCCCTGGAAGTACCACAAGATTCATTTGAGGGAGAGACAGTGCTCAGCTTAACG GTTTTCGAAACAAACACAGATGATTACGCAGAACCGGAAGAAGAAAAGAGCATCTCAAATGATAATACTACTTCCGGTATGTCTAAAGATAAACCAAATACTCGAAAACTTGGTAGGAAAGCATCCGTCAGCAGTAAAGCACCAGATGAAGAGACTGAGAAAAAGCAAGAAATTGTCAGAAACCCACCCAAACCACAAAATCCAAACTTGTTAACTGACGTTTATCAAATAAATGTGGAAG GACAACAGCCTAAAAAAGGTGTCAAAGTTAAGATACCGCTTTGTAAAGGCATGGAGACTGAGGATGAAGTGGCAATCGTTGCTGCAGACGAGACAAAATTACAGGAAGCAGACAGTCTCGAAGTTCTCCAAACAAAGCCACAAATTGTCGGCTGCAATCTGATATTCGAAGTGTCTCACTTTAGCAT ATATGTGGCGACATGGAAAAAGAAAGCTATAGAAAAAGAAGAAAGGCTGGAACTTCAGCGTCAGATATCTAATGCTCGAGATAAAAGAAAACCTGCTGCATTGTTTGCTGTTGTAAAACATTTAGAAG GCTTGAAGCACGTGCTTGTGGTGTCGTGCGTCGTGGCGAACAAAAGTGTGGACTGCCGGCGGAAGTGGAAATATTCCGAGGGCTACGAAGAGCAAAACCCACCGGAAGCAGGGCCCATCCCGATGACACCCGGAGACACATATTGCATAGATATTGAT GGAAATGCAAGTCTAGAGGACAAAGATGACGCTACTGAGAGGAAAATACAATTTTCCCAGTGTCGCTCAAGTTGGCAACCGTATCATTTATTTCTACACGAAAATATCTACGACCCAGAAAAGGCTTTTGCCCATGTAATAGTTTCTAAAAAGACAGACACGGGTCTTGAGGAAACGACACGTCTGAGAATCAAACTTACCGCTCCACCCAAACCACCGACACCACCACCAACTGAAGGAGACAAACTTCTGCAAAAAGCCACGAAACTCGGCAAAATGG CTTCGAGACAGAGTCTGACTGA